Proteins encoded within one genomic window of Girardinichthys multiradiatus isolate DD_20200921_A chromosome 21, DD_fGirMul_XY1, whole genome shotgun sequence:
- the tfr1b gene encoding transferrin receptor 1b — MERIRSAFHNMMKSERYSRFTLQPSENGERHAEVNLSDYAAEDGAEAPGSPSFRPEPLLHSRRTVAFVILGTVILFVAGFLIGYISHQKPMVESDCGQSVTVETDGTNTGKPSPAQTFPPPDVSLSWKDVAQLLTDKLSSEAFKKTLKEFDLLSRTAGSEEDLNLANRIFTTFKTLEMKPWTDIHYVQLPMPDSNNPNTVYFGSDVKPAGYLAYSKPGRVEGRLVYGNYGRQEDLDFVQGRVDLKGSVLLLRAGKITFAQQVDNAARMGASAVLIYLDTKDYNLVTDTELYGHVHLGSGDPYTPGFPSFNHTQFAPTESAGLPKIPAQTITANTAAALLRNIGGPEVDASTDFKGELKSVTYKLGGTQNITVEVNNVLVNKEIHNVFGVVKGFTDPDHYVVLGAQRDAWGRGYTRATVGTSVLIELANAFHEMVKKDEFRPRRSIIFASWTAGEFGSVGATEWLEGYMSSIDRSVFTYINLDGVVMGCESFVASASPLLHSLIESTMKKVSMPRSASSMYEAMGKNKWQTRVLRTMSMEDPAYPFLAFAGIPSISFHFIPENTESYPYYGTSLDNMDHLNYQTNHHTSEVTATAARFAGLMTLRLVHDHLLSLDVSGYKGPITKAVSEIYKQVNQLTRSGQLKDVSPTWLNRARNSYFRAADGISNAIANTDLTDKEACRILNDRIMRVEHSLLSPYVSVVETPFRHLLLGHGSHTLASIAEAKDMEKLRTQLALATWNLQGCANAMAGNWDIDDEI; from the exons ATGGAACGGATAAGATCGGCGTTTCACAACATG ATGAAGAGCGAGCGCTACAGCAGGTTCACGTTGCAGCCGTCGGAGAACGGCGAGAGGCACGCCGAGGTCAACCTGTCCGACTATGCAGCAGAGGACGGCGCGGAGGCTCCTGGGTCACCGAGCTTCAGGCCGGAACCTTTGCTTCACAGCAGGCGGACCGTCGCGTTCGTGATCTTGGGAACCGTGATATTGTTTGTCGCCG GCTTCCTGATTGGTTATATCAGCCATCAAAAACCTATGGTTGAGTCTGACTGCGGACAGAGTGTTACGGTTGAAACCGATGGGACAAATACAGGAAAACCCTCGCCGGCGCAGACGTTTCCTCCTCCAGATGTCTCCCTGTCCTGGAAGGACGTCGCTCAACTCTTAACAGACAAACTCAGCAGCGAGGCTTTCAAAAAGACTCTTAA GGAATTTGATCTGCTCAGCCGCACAGCAGGAAGTGAAGAAGATCTGAATCTGGCCAACAGGATCTTTACAACGTTTAAGACACTGGAGATGAAGCCTTGGACAGACATCCATTACGTTCAGCTGCCGATGCCAGACAG CAACAACCCCAACACTGTTTACTTTGGCTCGGATGTCAAGCCTGCCGGATATTTGGCCTACAGCAAACCTGGCAGAGTTGAG GGCCGGCTGGTGTACGGAAACTACGGCCGTCAGGAGGATCTGGACTTTGTGCAGGGCAGGGTTGACCTGAAAGGCTCTGTCCTGCTGCTGCGAGCTGGAAAGATCACGTTTGCGCAGCAG GTGGACAACGCTGCCAGGATGGGAGCTTCTGCTGTTCTTATCTACCTTGATACTAAAGATTATAATTTGGTCACAGACACTGAACTCTACGGACAT gtCCATCTTGGTTCTGGTGACCCCTACACCCCTGGATTCCCATCCTTCAACCACACTCAGTTCGCCCCAACAGAGTCGGCTGGCCTCCCTAAGATcccagcccagaccatcaccgCCAACACGGCTGCAGCTTTGCTGAG GAATATTGGTGGCCCTGAAGTAGATGCCAGCACTGATTTCAAGGGTGAACTGAAGTCTGTGACTTACAAGCTGGGCGGCACTCAGaacatcactgtggaggtgAACAACGTGTTGGTCAACAAGGAGATCCACAATGTGTTCGGAGTGGTCAAAGGATTTACTGATCCTg ATCATTATGTTGTGCTGGGAGCTCAGAGGGACGCCTGGGGGAGAGGTTACACCCGAGCCACTGTTGGCACCTCTGTGCTGATCGAGCTGGCCAATGCGTTCCATGAGATGGTGAAGAAAG ATGAGTTCAGGCCCAGGAGGAGCATAATATTTGCAAGCTGGACCGCTGGAGAGTTCGGAAGCGTTGGCGCCACAGAGTGGCTGGAG ggttaCATGTCCTCTATTGACCGGAGTGTTTTCACTTACATAAACCTGGATGGAGTAGTAATGG GTTGCGAAAGCTTCGTTGCCTCTGCGAGTCCTCTGCTGCACAGCCTCATTGAGAGCACGATGAAGAAG GTGAGCATGCCTCGAAGTGCTTCCTCAATGTACGAGGCGATGGGGAAAAACAAGTGGCAGACCAGAGT ACTCAGGACTATGTCAATGGAAGATCCTGCATATCCATTCCTGGCTTTTGCTGGAATTCCCtccatttccttccacttcatcccAGAAAAT acTGAGTCGTACCCTTATTACGGCACCAGCCTGGACAACATGGATCACCTGAATTACCAAACGAACCATCACACCAGCGAGGTTACTGCCACAGCGGCGCGCTTTGCCGGCCTGATGACTCTGCGTCTGGTCCACGACCACTTGCTGAGTCTGGACGTGAGCGGATACAAAGGCCCCATCACCAAAGCTGTGTCCGAAATCTACAAGCAGGTCAACCAGCTCACACGG TCTGGTCAGCTGAAGGATGTCAGTCCTACCTGGCTGAATCGTGCACGCAACTCCTACTTTCGAGCAGCCGACGGCATCTCCAACGCCATCGCCAACACGGACTTGACGGATAAGGAAGCGTGTCGAATCCTGAACGACAGGATCATGAGG GTTGAGCACTCCCTCCTTTCTCCGTACGTATCCGTCGTCGAGACCCCCTTCCGTCACCTCCTGCTCGGCCACGGCTCCCATACCTTGGCGTCCATCGCCGAAGCCAAGGACATGGAGAAGCTCCGCACCCAGCTGGCTCTGGCCACCTGGAACCTGCAAGGATGCGCTAATGCCATGGCAGGGAACTGGGACATCGATGATGAAATCTAA